A genomic stretch from Aerococcaceae bacterium zg-1292 includes:
- the ccpA gene encoding catabolite control protein A, translating into MEKQTITIYDVAREAGVSMATVSRVVNGNPNVKPATRKKVNDVIQRLDYRPNAVARGLASKRTTTVGVIIPSVSNVFFASLARGIDDIAVMYKYNIILANSDENPEKEVQVFNTLLAKQVDGIIYLGNSIEAPLRREIKRTNTPVVLAGTVAEGDDFSTVNIRYLDAIREATELLLNRHERIALITGPESHEINRYHNVPGYVQAYEAKGLKPDEEMIIQGEFDINAGETLYSQVHAAGATAAVVTNDEAAVALLNELQDRNIAVPDDFEIITSHNSIYCSIVRPKLTSIQLPLYDLGAVAMRLLTKIMANEEIEERHVLLPYKIVERNSTK; encoded by the coding sequence ATGGAAAAGCAAACAATTACAATTTATGATGTTGCTCGAGAAGCCGGCGTTTCAATGGCAACAGTTTCTCGAGTTGTGAATGGTAATCCGAACGTAAAACCAGCAACTAGAAAGAAAGTAAATGATGTCATTCAACGTTTAGATTATCGTCCGAACGCGGTAGCGCGTGGGTTAGCGAGTAAACGTACAACCACTGTCGGTGTGATTATTCCAAGTGTGTCCAATGTGTTCTTCGCATCATTGGCGCGCGGGATTGATGATATTGCAGTAATGTATAAATATAACATTATCTTAGCTAATTCAGATGAAAATCCTGAAAAAGAAGTGCAAGTGTTTAATACATTATTGGCGAAACAAGTTGATGGAATTATCTATTTAGGTAATTCAATTGAAGCACCATTACGTCGTGAGATTAAACGAACGAATACACCCGTTGTTTTGGCGGGTACAGTTGCTGAAGGCGATGATTTTTCAACGGTTAATATTCGTTATTTAGATGCGATTCGTGAAGCGACAGAATTATTATTAAATCGTCACGAAAGAATTGCGTTGATTACTGGTCCAGAAAGCCATGAAATCAACCGTTATCACAATGTGCCAGGATATGTACAAGCATACGAAGCTAAAGGTCTAAAACCTGACGAAGAAATGATTATTCAAGGTGAATTTGATATTAATGCTGGCGAAACACTCTATAGCCAAGTTCATGCGGCAGGTGCTACAGCGGCTGTTGTGACGAATGACGAAGCAGCAGTTGCCTTATTGAATGAATTGCAAGACCGCAATATTGCAGTACCAGACGACTTTGAAATTATTACGAGCCATAACTCTATTTACTGTTCAATCGTACGACCAAAACTAACGTCAATCCAATTACCATTGTATGACCTAGGTGCGGTTGCGATGCGTTTATTGACAAAAATTATGGCTAACGAAGAAATCGAAGAGCGTCACGTGTTGTTACCATATAAAATTGTTGAAAGAAATTCAACAAAATAG
- a CDS encoding YtxH domain-containing protein, whose amino-acid sequence MMRRQNNNGGFLLGAIFGAAVAGITALLYAPKAGEDLRKDFTNEVDNMLDRAKDYKDLAIEKGVELYDAAAETATEVSDDIKLNMMLQAENLSTKFDELKGEGKKAYEDAKAKAENVAQDAKDKAQDAAEGAKDKAEDVADDVKVAADNAKDKAQDVADAAKEKAEEAADKTKEKAEEAKDAVKRA is encoded by the coding sequence ATGATGAGAAGACAAAATAATAATGGTGGCTTTTTACTAGGTGCAATCTTTGGTGCAGCGGTAGCTGGAATTACGGCTTTACTATACGCACCAAAAGCAGGCGAAGATTTACGTAAAGACTTCACCAATGAAGTCGATAATATGTTAGACCGCGCAAAAGACTATAAAGACTTAGCGATTGAAAAAGGCGTTGAATTATACGATGCTGCTGCTGAAACAGCAACTGAAGTATCTGATGACATCAAATTAAACATGATGTTACAAGCTGAAAACTTAAGCACTAAATTCGATGAATTAAAAGGCGAAGGCAAAAAAGCCTATGAAGATGCTAAAGCTAAGGCAGAAAATGTAGCACAAGACGCAAAAGACAAAGCACAAGATGCGGCAGAAGGTGCAAAAGACAAAGCGGAAGACGTTGCTGATGATGTCAAAGTTGCAGCTGATAATGCAAAAGACAAAGCACAAGATGTGGCAGACGCAGCCAAAGAAAAAGCAGAAGAAGCAGCTGACAAAACAAAAGAAAAAGCAGAAGAAGCTAAAGATGCTGTAAAAAGAGCGTAA
- a CDS encoding DUF948 domain-containing protein — protein sequence MTLGGVAALIAAIAFAALVVVVCLSLGKLPKLISDLQLTIQRVNTTIDVVTKDVDSLSIEVEALLNKTNALMDDVNGKLSKTDPLFGAIGDLGETVSEINVSAKDTATNLISGIGKRKPSRVQRFIKTTRNLSKAKDFVTASPKSEVVAVPETETVVAVKDPMSELERELYALAEREPSKTAGEITINQ from the coding sequence ATGACTTTAGGAGGAGTAGCTGCTTTAATTGCTGCTATCGCATTTGCAGCACTGGTTGTGGTCGTGTGCTTATCATTGGGTAAATTACCCAAATTAATTTCAGATTTGCAACTAACGATTCAACGAGTAAATACAACCATTGATGTTGTCACTAAAGATGTTGATAGTTTATCAATTGAAGTGGAAGCATTACTTAATAAGACGAATGCATTAATGGATGATGTTAATGGAAAATTATCAAAAACTGACCCATTGTTCGGTGCAATCGGCGATTTAGGTGAAACGGTGTCAGAAATTAATGTTTCTGCTAAGGATACTGCCACGAATTTAATTAGCGGTATCGGTAAACGAAAACCGTCTCGTGTCCAACGTTTCATCAAAACAACACGCAATCTTTCAAAAGCAAAGGATTTTGTGACAGCTAGTCCAAAATCTGAAGTCGTTGCGGTGCCTGAAACGGAAACTGTCGTTGCAGTGAAAGACCCTATGAGCGAATTAGAGCGTGAATTATATGCTTTAGCAGAGCGTGAACCGTCTAAGACTGCTGGCGAAATTACGATTAATCAATAA
- a CDS encoding mechanosensitive ion channel family protein gives MNQPEQWSMNFIQKFLIDNSEKLIFLIVQLGITVILFMVIKFFIDRLFDTTVKNRLRSTAPQRVSTITTVLRNAINYLLYFFLFYALLSILGFPMGTLVASAGIAGVAFGMGAKEFVTDVINGAFIIFEGHFDIGEVIELPAQQIIGTIQQLGIRSTTIKGFNGSLYYIPNRELKIVNNLSRNDRNVYIDIPLQSSENLAEIEAIIQRETLVIQQQYAEFITGEPVILGLIANHYRSFDYRIIFSIKNSDYTRLASQFYSHYFKALPPLEFKKQRDIY, from the coding sequence ATGAATCAACCTGAGCAATGGTCCATGAATTTTATTCAAAAATTTCTTATTGATAATAGCGAAAAACTTATCTTTTTAATAGTACAACTTGGAATAACCGTGATATTGTTTATGGTCATCAAATTTTTCATTGACCGACTCTTCGACACTACTGTCAAAAATCGATTACGCTCGACTGCCCCTCAACGGGTCTCCACTATCACGACTGTCTTGAGAAATGCAATCAATTATTTATTATATTTCTTTTTATTTTATGCACTGCTTTCAATTCTTGGATTTCCAATGGGAACACTGGTTGCGAGTGCTGGGATTGCTGGTGTTGCCTTTGGTATGGGCGCAAAGGAATTTGTTACCGATGTAATTAATGGTGCCTTTATTATTTTTGAAGGACATTTTGATATTGGTGAAGTGATTGAACTACCGGCGCAACAAATTATTGGGACGATTCAACAACTCGGTATTCGTTCAACGACGATTAAAGGTTTTAATGGTAGTCTATATTATATTCCCAACCGTGAGTTAAAAATTGTAAATAATCTAAGTCGCAATGACCGCAATGTCTATATTGATATCCCGCTTCAATCCAGCGAAAACTTGGCGGAAATTGAAGCGATTATTCAACGCGAAACCTTGGTAATTCAACAGCAATACGCGGAATTCATAACGGGCGAACCGGTGATTTTAGGTTTAATTGCTAATCACTACCGTTCTTTTGACTACCGTATTATTTTCTCGATTAAAAACAGTGACTACACACGGCTCGCCAGCCAATTTTACAGTCATTATTTCAAAGCATTACCACCACTTGAATTCAAAAAGCAGCGCGACATCTATTAG
- a CDS encoding IS1634 family transposase, translated as MAFIRTTKNKKGRQHVYLVEGYRENGKVKQRIIHKYGLLDELEAQEPGILDRLKREAKENSQINPEKLTVDYSLKDSMNRPDLKYGWKILEDIYSTLKLDHYFSFHQSEKSDTNLSQVAQLLFFQRILKPDSKHKTFISQEHLFGNWNVPYNAVYRSLDQFDQLKNDLQQHIHREITQLTDRKATLVFYDVTNYYFEVDVPDEDVVDEEGNVIVEGLRKRRASKEYRRDPIVQLGLFMDSNGIPISYKLFRGNFSDPKTYIPAIQEAKKQFGIERLVVVADKAMNSADNLLEMLSKEDGWIFSQKHRDRRGAPKDIQEHILDTSDWAYNQTLTFAKKSYIRTRKLGTGKNAPQVQEKVLITWNEKYAIREKLRREGALEYASKLTNAELYRQTSKKGGKKYLDVTYIDSATGEVLPYSPVVQINQEEVDFDAQFDGINVLVTSEIDKEDDEIIEAYQELSKIEDCFRVTKTEFESRPVYVRKPSHIEGHFLICFVSLVLMRLLQHTIQWKMSPRKIVEALNSMEATPLVQGFYRVQQSELMDELNNYLGIHWTKGVVRVEEINSYGKKCIHNTLSAMKTSKKA; from the coding sequence ATGGCATTTATTAGAACTACAAAAAATAAAAAAGGTAGACAACACGTCTATCTTGTTGAAGGTTACCGTGAAAATGGTAAAGTTAAGCAAAGAATTATTCATAAATACGGACTTTTGGATGAATTAGAAGCTCAGGAACCAGGAATTTTGGATAGATTGAAACGAGAAGCTAAGGAGAATTCTCAAATTAATCCTGAAAAATTGACCGTCGATTATTCACTAAAAGACTCTATGAATCGACCCGATTTAAAATATGGTTGGAAAATATTAGAGGATATCTATTCAACACTCAAATTAGATCACTATTTTTCTTTCCACCAATCAGAAAAATCGGATACTAATTTATCACAAGTCGCTCAATTACTTTTCTTTCAACGGATTTTAAAGCCAGATAGTAAGCACAAAACTTTTATCTCACAAGAACATTTATTTGGTAATTGGAACGTCCCTTATAATGCAGTCTATCGCTCATTAGATCAATTTGATCAACTAAAAAATGATCTACAACAGCATATTCACCGAGAAATTACGCAACTAACTGACCGTAAAGCGACGCTTGTCTTTTATGATGTCACTAACTACTATTTTGAAGTTGATGTTCCTGATGAAGATGTTGTTGATGAGGAAGGAAATGTTATCGTAGAGGGGCTAAGAAAACGTAGAGCAAGTAAAGAATATCGTCGGGACCCAATCGTTCAATTAGGTTTATTTATGGATTCAAACGGGATTCCTATCTCATACAAACTGTTCCGAGGTAATTTTTCAGATCCAAAAACCTACATCCCAGCAATTCAGGAAGCGAAAAAACAATTCGGGATTGAGCGCTTGGTGGTAGTCGCTGATAAGGCAATGAATAGTGCGGATAATCTGCTTGAGATGCTTTCAAAAGAAGATGGATGGATATTTTCTCAAAAGCATCGTGACAGACGTGGTGCACCAAAAGATATTCAAGAACACATTTTAGATACATCAGACTGGGCATATAACCAGACTCTAACCTTTGCGAAAAAAAGCTATATTCGTACCCGAAAACTAGGAACAGGCAAGAATGCACCGCAAGTACAAGAGAAAGTACTTATCACATGGAATGAAAAGTATGCGATTAGAGAAAAATTGAGACGAGAAGGCGCATTAGAATACGCAAGTAAGTTAACGAATGCAGAATTATATCGCCAAACCAGTAAAAAAGGTGGAAAAAAATATCTAGATGTTACCTATATCGATTCAGCAACAGGAGAGGTCTTACCTTATTCCCCTGTCGTCCAAATTAATCAAGAGGAAGTGGATTTTGACGCACAATTCGATGGAATTAATGTTTTAGTGACGAGTGAAATCGATAAAGAAGACGATGAAATTATTGAGGCTTATCAAGAGCTATCCAAAATAGAGGATTGTTTTCGTGTGACAAAAACAGAGTTTGAAAGCCGCCCAGTTTATGTGCGAAAACCAAGTCATATTGAGGGACATTTTTTAATCTGTTTTGTTTCCTTAGTGTTAATGCGACTACTGCAACATACAATTCAGTGGAAAATGAGTCCGCGAAAAATAGTAGAAGCATTAAATAGTATGGAAGCAACCCCTTTAGTTCAAGGATTTTATCGTGTTCAACAATCAGAACTAATGGATGAACTGAATAACTATTTAGGCATTCACTGGACAAAAGGCGTTGTGCGTGTGGAAGAAATAAATAGTTATGGAAAAAAATGCATAC